The proteins below are encoded in one region of Rhizobium sp. 9140:
- the hrpB gene encoding ATP-dependent helicase HrpB, whose translation MTEPVFASLPDLPVKAVLREIGTALSESGVAVLSAPPGAGKTTLVPPFLLDAPWRGDGRIILLEPRRLAARAAAGRIASLLSEEIGERVGYRMRLDSRISARTRIEVVTEGVFARMVLDDPELTGVAAVLFDEFHERSLDADVGLALALDVRAALREDLRILVMSATLDVERVAALLGHPPVIESHGRSFPIDIRHGERLPNERIEDAMARAIIEAHRSEDGSILGFLPGQAEIKRTIERLQGRLPASTDIIGLYGTLSQAEQDRAIRPVSGGQRKVVLATSIAETSITIDGVRIVVDSGLQRLPAYEAATGITRLETVRVSKASADQRAGRAGRTEPGIAIRLWHPGQTAALPAFTPPQMLASDLSGLVLDLAHWGVTEPSSMSFLDAPPAPAWREARALLASLGAVDAEGRLTEAGRQIRELALPPRLAAMAVGAAGEGQGMAACEIAVLLTEQGLGGTSVDLEDRLRQFRGDRSPRGEAARGLARRMAAGLGIQRHASAGPVLAGALLIRAFPDRIALQRGGRGRFVMANGRGAELAETERLAGATMLVIADVTGSAGRHRILSAAEIRLGDVEEHLPSAITTGNETFFDRQSRQVRARRVTRIGAIVLEETPMARPAGADAARALADGVQMLGLDVLPFSKEGRQLRDRMGFLNRTLGDPWPDVSDAGLLACLDDWFVPFQTDARGLSEIEPGSLTQGLISLVPGASRDLATLVPTHFEAPTGNRHPIRYDGDEPVLSIRVQELFGLTVHPSIGGGRIPLLLELVSPGQRPIQTTRDLPGFWTGSWKEVRADMRGRYPRHAWPEDPAQAAPTARAKPRGT comes from the coding sequence ATGACCGAGCCTGTTTTTGCTTCCCTTCCCGACCTTCCTGTCAAAGCCGTCCTGCGCGAGATCGGCACCGCGCTTTCCGAGAGTGGCGTCGCCGTACTCTCTGCGCCACCGGGCGCAGGCAAGACCACGCTTGTGCCGCCGTTTCTGCTCGATGCTCCGTGGAGGGGAGACGGTCGGATCATTCTTCTGGAGCCGCGGCGGCTTGCTGCACGGGCTGCAGCCGGACGAATCGCGTCTCTTCTTTCCGAAGAGATCGGTGAACGGGTCGGGTACCGGATGCGGCTCGACAGTCGCATTTCCGCGCGGACGCGGATCGAGGTCGTGACGGAGGGCGTTTTCGCGCGCATGGTTCTCGACGATCCCGAACTGACGGGTGTTGCGGCCGTTCTCTTCGATGAATTCCACGAGCGGTCGCTCGATGCCGACGTGGGGCTGGCGCTGGCACTCGATGTGCGTGCCGCCTTGCGCGAGGATCTGCGTATTCTCGTGATGTCGGCAACGCTCGACGTCGAACGGGTAGCGGCGTTGCTCGGCCATCCCCCCGTCATCGAAAGCCATGGCCGAAGCTTTCCCATCGATATCCGTCATGGCGAACGATTGCCGAACGAGCGGATCGAGGACGCAATGGCGCGGGCGATTATCGAGGCACATCGGAGCGAGGATGGTTCGATCCTTGGCTTTCTGCCCGGTCAGGCGGAGATCAAACGAACGATCGAGCGGTTGCAGGGTCGCCTGCCCGCATCGACCGATATCATCGGCCTTTATGGAACGCTCAGCCAGGCCGAACAGGATCGCGCGATCCGGCCCGTCTCCGGCGGGCAAAGGAAAGTGGTTCTGGCCACATCGATCGCGGAGACGTCGATCACCATTGATGGCGTGCGGATCGTTGTCGATAGCGGGTTGCAGCGCCTGCCGGCCTATGAGGCGGCAACCGGGATTACGCGGCTCGAAACCGTGCGCGTTTCCAAAGCATCGGCGGACCAGCGGGCCGGTCGCGCGGGACGAACGGAGCCCGGGATCGCCATCCGGCTCTGGCATCCGGGTCAGACAGCCGCGCTGCCGGCCTTCACGCCGCCGCAGATGCTCGCCAGCGATCTCTCGGGCCTCGTGCTCGATCTCGCGCATTGGGGGGTGACCGAGCCGTCCTCCATGTCCTTTCTCGACGCTCCGCCAGCGCCCGCCTGGCGCGAGGCACGAGCCTTGCTCGCCTCGCTTGGGGCTGTGGATGCCGAGGGGCGACTGACGGAGGCGGGCCGGCAGATCCGCGAGCTTGCCTTGCCGCCCCGGCTTGCTGCCATGGCGGTGGGTGCGGCGGGCGAAGGTCAGGGGATGGCGGCCTGTGAGATCGCGGTGCTTCTGACGGAGCAGGGTCTCGGGGGAACGTCGGTCGATCTGGAAGATCGGCTGCGGCAGTTTCGCGGAGATCGGAGCCCGAGGGGCGAAGCGGCGCGCGGGCTTGCGCGGCGCATGGCAGCGGGGCTCGGCATCCAGCGCCATGCTTCGGCAGGGCCGGTGCTCGCCGGCGCTCTGCTGATCCGCGCCTTTCCCGACCGGATCGCCCTGCAGCGGGGCGGACGCGGGCGGTTCGTGATGGCGAACGGGCGCGGTGCGGAGCTCGCCGAGACCGAGCGGCTGGCCGGCGCCACCATGCTCGTCATCGCCGACGTCACCGGGTCGGCCGGACGGCACCGGATTCTCTCGGCGGCCGAGATTCGACTCGGGGATGTCGAGGAACATTTGCCGTCCGCGATCACGACCGGGAACGAGACCTTCTTCGACCGCCAGAGCCGGCAGGTGCGGGCGCGACGCGTGACGCGGATCGGCGCCATTGTGCTGGAGGAGACGCCGATGGCGCGGCCGGCCGGGGCGGATGCGGCGCGCGCTCTGGCGGACGGCGTGCAGATGCTGGGGCTGGACGTGCTTCCATTCTCGAAGGAGGGGCGCCAGTTGCGGGACCGGATGGGGTTTTTGAACCGGACACTCGGAGATCCCTGGCCCGACGTCTCCGATGCAGGTCTTCTTGCCTGCCTTGACGACTGGTTCGTGCCCTTCCAGACGGATGCGCGAGGATTGAGCGAGATCGAGCCGGGCAGCCTGACGCAGGGCCTGATATCGCTTGTTCCCGGCGCATCGAGAGACCTCGCGACGCTCGTGCCGACGCATTTCGAAGCGCCGACAGGCAACCGTCATCCGATCCGCTACGATGGCGACGAGCCGGTGCTGTCGATCCGGGTGCAGGAGCTGTTCGGGCTGACCGTGCATCCGTCCATCGGCGGAGGGCGTATACCGCTGCTTCTGGAACTCGTATCACCCGGCCAGCGGCCCATTCAGACGACGCGGGATCTGCCGGGTTTCTGGACGGGCTCCTGGAAGGAGGTGCGCGCGGACATGCGCGGGCGCTATCCCAGGCACGCCTGGCCGGAAGACCCGGCACAGGCCGCGCCGACGGCGCGCGCCAAACCAAGGGGAACGTGA